One genomic window of Paenibacillus xylanilyticus includes the following:
- a CDS encoding ribonucleotide-diphosphate reductase subunit beta, whose product MQVQKIFNTEAPNQSTRIIEGECSGILNWNDIRMPHMYKLYKVLLLNHWIADEIPMSKDASQFAQLDPEEQRTFKINISLLAVLDSMQTMFVGDVKRYFTDSSLEAISAIIGQQEVVHNQSYSYVLSSIVSEREQKEIFEYWKNDPVLLDRNRFIADIYQSFRDEPSPQTFFQAMVADLVLEGIFFYSTFAFFYNLARDQKMMATSQMISYIQRDENQHCYFFAEVFKQLLVDFPELNTPENMDYIYKTIDRAVELETNWAHYTLSNVRGIDLNELEDYIKYIANKRLRLMGMDKAYEGVDVNCMPWIKPFSDEALNATKTDFFEAKSRNYGKVGDDNGFDDL is encoded by the coding sequence ATGCAAGTACAGAAAATTTTCAATACAGAAGCACCTAACCAATCGACTCGAATTATTGAAGGTGAATGCTCCGGGATTCTGAACTGGAACGACATTCGTATGCCTCATATGTACAAGCTGTACAAAGTACTGCTGCTCAACCACTGGATCGCTGACGAAATTCCAATGTCGAAGGATGCTTCCCAATTCGCCCAACTGGATCCGGAAGAACAGCGTACATTCAAAATCAACATTTCCCTGCTGGCTGTACTCGATTCCATGCAAACGATGTTTGTAGGTGATGTTAAACGCTACTTCACCGATTCTTCCCTCGAAGCGATCTCGGCCATTATCGGACAACAGGAAGTCGTTCATAACCAATCGTACTCCTACGTTCTGTCTTCCATCGTATCTGAGCGGGAGCAAAAAGAGATTTTTGAATATTGGAAAAATGATCCCGTACTGCTTGACCGCAACCGGTTTATCGCCGATATCTATCAAAGCTTCCGGGACGAGCCGTCTCCACAGACATTCTTCCAAGCCATGGTAGCCGACCTCGTACTTGAAGGTATTTTCTTCTACAGTACATTCGCCTTCTTCTACAATTTGGCTCGTGACCAGAAGATGATGGCAACCAGCCAGATGATCTCTTACATTCAGCGTGATGAGAATCAGCACTGCTACTTCTTCGCTGAAGTGTTCAAACAGCTGCTTGTTGATTTCCCTGAACTGAACACACCTGAGAACATGGACTATATCTATAAAACAATCGACCGTGCTGTCGAGCTGGAAACCAACTGGGCACACTACACGCTCAGCAATGTTCGTGGAATTGACCTGAACGAGTTGGAAGATTACATCAAATACATCGCCAACAAACGTCTGCGTCTTATGGGCATGGATAAAGCATACGAAGGCGTCGATGTAAACTGCATGCCTTGGATCAAGCCTTTCTCTGATGAAGCACTCAATGCAACAAAAACAGACTTCTTCGAGGCGAAATCCCGTAACTATGGTAAAGTCGGCGACGACAACGGATTCGACGATTTGTAA
- a CDS encoding ribonucleoside-diphosphate reductase subunit alpha → MPQVVIKPNNRQLAFDDMRISVYADRILEGLDMLDKERLVRGVNSKLRRDEVTGDEISNAFMMSALELVTKEEPNWKFAAARSLLTSLYKKAATNRRYKSYPDEPYGAFYPLLVDLVKKGIYREELLECYTKEQIDELAECIDYRNDLLFDYIGLLTLAERYLANDFDGKVMELPQERYMVIAMYLMHQEPAENRMHLVKEAYWAMSNMYMTAATPTMSNAGKKVAGQLSSCFIDTVDDSLEGIFDSNTDVARLSKMGGGIGVYLGKVRARGSDIRGHKNTSSGVIPWIRQLNNTAVSVDQLGTRKGAIAVYLDVFHKDILAFLDLKLNNGDERMRAHDVFHGVCLPDLFMERVASRGEWSLFCPHETKKIMGWKDENGRALGLEDFYDESFGAGTFREKYEEAVNHPLLSRITVQAIDIMKRVMKSQLETGTPYMFYRDTVNRSNPNSAHGMVYSSNLCTEIMQNQSATVVEKEELVTKDGQTRIVISKVPGDFVVCNLNSIHLARAVPHNVLERLVPIQVRMLDNVIDINNIEVLQAQYTNSQYRAVGLGTFGLHHLLALEGIRWESDEAVTYNDNLYEKINYLLVKASMELSKEKGHYPKFKGSDWESGKYFEQRDYTTGERVGEFVTTEQWKELQAEVQQNGVRNAWMFAIAPNGSTSIIAGSTASIDPLYELLSYEEKTTYKIANPAPDLSDKTIWYYKTAFLVDQHASINMASARQRHVDQGQSFNLYVRPDIKATEFLELHLHAWRAGLKSTYYVRSRALTIEECDSCAS, encoded by the coding sequence ATGCCACAAGTTGTGATCAAGCCGAACAACCGCCAGCTTGCCTTTGACGATATGCGTATCTCGGTATATGCCGACCGTATTCTGGAAGGACTGGACATGCTGGACAAGGAACGTTTGGTACGCGGGGTTAACAGCAAACTTCGTCGTGACGAAGTCACCGGAGACGAGATCAGTAACGCTTTTATGATGAGCGCACTGGAACTGGTAACCAAAGAGGAGCCGAACTGGAAATTTGCAGCGGCACGCTCACTGCTTACTTCCCTATACAAAAAAGCGGCTACCAACCGTAGATACAAATCTTATCCGGACGAGCCTTATGGTGCATTCTACCCTCTCCTTGTAGACCTTGTGAAAAAAGGCATCTACCGTGAAGAACTTTTGGAGTGCTACACCAAAGAACAAATTGATGAACTGGCGGAATGCATTGATTACCGCAACGATTTGCTCTTTGACTACATCGGCTTGCTCACGCTGGCAGAACGCTATCTCGCAAATGACTTTGACGGCAAAGTAATGGAGCTGCCTCAAGAGCGCTACATGGTTATCGCCATGTACCTGATGCACCAGGAGCCTGCAGAGAACCGCATGCATCTGGTTAAGGAAGCTTATTGGGCGATGAGCAACATGTATATGACGGCTGCCACACCTACCATGTCCAATGCAGGTAAAAAAGTAGCCGGACAACTCTCCAGCTGCTTTATCGATACTGTGGACGATTCCCTTGAAGGCATCTTCGATTCCAATACCGATGTAGCCAGACTTAGCAAAATGGGCGGCGGTATTGGTGTGTACCTCGGTAAAGTCAGAGCCCGTGGTTCGGACATCCGTGGTCACAAAAACACAAGCTCCGGCGTAATCCCTTGGATTCGCCAATTGAATAATACAGCTGTTAGCGTAGATCAGCTCGGAACACGCAAAGGGGCAATTGCCGTTTACCTGGACGTCTTCCACAAAGACATTTTGGCGTTCCTGGATCTGAAGCTGAACAACGGGGACGAGCGGATGCGTGCGCATGACGTATTCCACGGCGTATGTCTGCCTGACCTGTTCATGGAACGTGTAGCCAGCCGCGGTGAGTGGAGCCTCTTCTGCCCGCATGAAACGAAAAAGATCATGGGCTGGAAAGACGAAAACGGCCGCGCACTTGGCTTGGAAGATTTCTATGACGAGTCCTTCGGCGCAGGCACATTCCGCGAAAAGTATGAAGAAGCGGTAAATCATCCGCTGTTGTCCCGTATTACGGTACAAGCCATCGATATTATGAAACGTGTCATGAAATCTCAGCTTGAAACAGGTACGCCTTATATGTTCTATCGCGATACGGTTAACCGTTCCAACCCGAACAGTGCCCACGGCATGGTGTACTCTTCCAACCTCTGTACCGAAATCATGCAGAACCAATCTGCAACGGTAGTAGAAAAAGAAGAGCTTGTAACCAAGGATGGTCAAACACGCATCGTAATTTCCAAAGTGCCTGGCGACTTCGTCGTCTGCAACCTGAACTCCATTCATTTGGCACGTGCCGTGCCTCATAACGTACTGGAGCGTCTGGTACCGATTCAGGTTCGCATGCTGGATAACGTTATTGACATTAACAACATTGAAGTACTGCAAGCCCAATATACCAACAGCCAATACCGTGCCGTAGGTTTGGGTACATTCGGACTTCACCACCTGCTTGCTCTTGAGGGCATCCGTTGGGAATCCGATGAGGCTGTAACCTATAACGATAACCTGTACGAAAAAATCAACTACCTGCTCGTCAAAGCCAGCATGGAACTGTCCAAGGAAAAAGGACACTATCCGAAATTCAAAGGTTCCGACTGGGAGAGCGGCAAATACTTCGAGCAGCGTGATTACACAACGGGTGAGCGCGTAGGCGAATTCGTAACGACCGAACAGTGGAAAGAGCTGCAGGCTGAAGTTCAGCAAAACGGTGTACGTAACGCATGGATGTTCGCGATCGCACCTAACGGTTCAACATCCATCATTGCCGGATCTACTGCAAGTATCGACCCGCTCTATGAGCTGTTGTCCTATGAAGAGAAAACAACGTACAAGATTGCCAACCCGGCACCAGACCTGTCGGACAAAACCATCTGGTACTATAAAACGGCCTTCCTGGTGGATCAGCATGCTTCCATCAACATGGCTTCTGCCCGTCAACGTCACGTCGATCAGGGACAAAGCTTCAACCTGTATGTCCGTCCTGATATCAAAGCAACGGAGTTCCTTGAACTGCATCTGCATGCCTGGAGAGCGGGTCTGAAATCGACCTATTATGTTCGCAGCCGTGCATTGACGATTGAAGAATGTGACTCCTGCGCAAGCTGA
- a CDS encoding MTH1187 family thiamine-binding protein — protein sequence MAIAEVTVIPIGTGTTSLSSYVADMQAVLENQRGITYQLTSMSTIIEGPLNEVFTAIAALHEAPFLSGAERVSTSVKIDDRRDKPDASSIQKLQSVQDKLASREVRPN from the coding sequence ATGGCAATAGCAGAAGTGACCGTAATTCCAATTGGAACAGGAACGACCAGTCTAAGCAGTTATGTGGCCGACATGCAGGCCGTATTGGAAAACCAGCGTGGCATTACATATCAGTTGACTTCAATGAGCACTATTATCGAAGGACCGCTGAACGAGGTCTTCACAGCCATAGCGGCTTTGCATGAAGCTCCGTTTCTATCGGGTGCCGAGCGGGTCTCTACATCCGTTAAGATTGACGATCGGCGGGATAAACCGGATGCCTCCAGCATACAGAAGCTGCAATCCGTTCAGGACAAGCTGGCATCCCGTGAGGTACGTCCGAATTAG
- a CDS encoding sporulation protein YjcZ, translating into MSGVVGGYGGAWTSTGAILVLFILLVIITKSFWV; encoded by the coding sequence ATGAGTGGAGTTGTAGGTGGATACGGCGGAGCATGGACATCGACTGGTGCCATTTTGGTTCTCTTCATCCTGTTGGTCATCATCACTAAATCTTTCTGGGTATAA
- a CDS encoding YjcZ family sporulation protein has translation MSEVGGVGYGGWTSTGAILVLFILLVIITKSFWV, from the coding sequence ATGAGCGAAGTCGGAGGCGTAGGATACGGCGGCTGGACATCGACTGGAGCCATCTTGGTTCTGTTCATTCTCCTCGTCATCATCACTAAATCTTTCTGGGTGTAA
- a CDS encoding RNA polymerase sigma factor, with protein sequence MTESMEDSRLMQQIAERDASALELLYDRYERVVYSFAYRIVGDPMTAEETVQELFLRVWNNAERYDASQGKLTTWMFAITRNIAVDMLRRKSKGAATTAVQNESLAAYADEQTNTEQEVERKWEGTRIREALSQLNRDQQQVIESIYYGGLTQQEVSSRFGIPLGTVKSRVRLAMKQLQKLLADAELQPDAGREGIHP encoded by the coding sequence ATGACTGAATCAATGGAGGACAGCAGGTTAATGCAACAGATCGCAGAGAGGGATGCATCTGCACTGGAGCTTTTATATGACCGCTATGAGCGGGTAGTGTATTCGTTTGCCTACCGGATCGTAGGTGATCCAATGACGGCAGAAGAAACGGTACAGGAATTGTTCCTGCGAGTCTGGAATAACGCAGAACGATACGATGCCTCCCAGGGGAAGCTAACCACTTGGATGTTTGCCATCACGCGAAACATTGCAGTGGATATGCTGAGGCGCAAATCGAAAGGTGCCGCGACTACGGCGGTACAGAACGAATCTCTGGCAGCGTATGCCGATGAACAAACCAATACAGAACAAGAAGTGGAACGGAAGTGGGAAGGGACCCGAATCAGGGAAGCCTTATCCCAATTGAATCGCGATCAACAGCAGGTTATTGAATCCATATATTACGGGGGATTAACGCAGCAGGAAGTATCCAGCCGATTCGGGATACCGCTGGGTACGGTCAAGAGCCGGGTCAGGCTGGCAATGAAGCAGCTTCAGAAGCTGCTAGCCGATGCTGAATTGCAGCCAGACGCGGGAAGGGAGGGCATACATCCATGA
- a CDS encoding anti-sigma factor, whose amino-acid sequence MIERHEEWSDLAPMYVLGGLEAEEVEAFEAHMATCEACRQEVKELQEVTGFLPHAAEPVAPPPGMRARVLGNVLGSTQESAEAKPAAAPAEPEAPEVLQATPAPQQADAAQPGPGMPPNTAVPAARAEEAAQAQPWQPQGRARARSSRAWRAASAGLAAAALVLGIYAAQLQSRIDALTQQAAGSTAAQEQLAQAQAQNEKLQQQLAAVQEPSRSVRMGEAVKLSPAAQDIVANGLATIVIDDKGTHLVVQAENLPDLEGNEAFQVWLIKGDKPQNAGTFLSHDGMGAVYYTLDSVNDYDTVAITLEPDAMGDQPRGTMILAAKIEG is encoded by the coding sequence ATGATAGAACGACATGAAGAGTGGTCTGATCTGGCACCGATGTATGTGCTGGGCGGACTGGAAGCTGAGGAAGTGGAAGCATTTGAGGCACATATGGCTACATGCGAAGCATGCCGCCAGGAAGTGAAGGAACTGCAGGAAGTTACCGGCTTCCTGCCACACGCGGCGGAACCCGTTGCCCCGCCGCCGGGTATGCGGGCACGTGTGCTGGGCAACGTGCTCGGCAGCACGCAGGAGAGCGCCGAGGCGAAGCCGGCGGCTGCTCCTGCGGAGCCTGAAGCACCCGAGGTGCTTCAGGCAACCCCTGCGCCGCAGCAAGCAGATGCGGCGCAGCCCGGGCCAGGCATGCCGCCGAACACGGCGGTGCCTGCAGCCCGGGCAGAAGAGGCTGCACAGGCACAGCCGTGGCAGCCACAAGGGCGCGCGCGTGCACGCAGCAGCCGCGCCTGGCGTGCAGCCAGCGCCGGCCTTGCTGCGGCGGCGCTGGTGCTCGGCATCTACGCTGCGCAGCTGCAGAGCCGAATCGATGCACTCACGCAGCAGGCGGCCGGCTCAACAGCTGCACAGGAGCAGCTCGCACAGGCACAGGCGCAGAATGAAAAGCTGCAGCAGCAGCTTGCGGCTGTGCAGGAGCCATCGCGCTCCGTGCGCATGGGCGAAGCCGTGAAGCTTAGCCCTGCAGCGCAGGACATCGTGGCGAATGGACTGGCGACCATTGTCATTGATGATAAGGGTACACATCTGGTTGTGCAGGCAGAGAACCTGCCTGATCTGGAAGGGAACGAAGCATTCCAGGTCTGGCTGATCAAGGGAGATAAGCCTCAGAATGCCGGAACGTTCCTCAGCCATGATGGCATGGGTGCCGTGTATTATACTTTGGATTCAGTGAACGACTATGACACAGTTGCCATTACTCTGGAACCGGATGCGATGGGTGACCAGCCTCGGGGGACGATGATTCTGGCCGCCAAGATTGAAGGATAA
- a CDS encoding HD domain-containing phosphohydrolase produces MEIYRSFIFRLVRNYLVGSLGAVFVVGTVVMVSTLQIPNIEFLRLILVVFISLLFMLAAEGIALRIQLRPIRQFFAEEHHERAEFSRMYEVIHHFPVRTIYRIMGPHLLGFSLPAAGLTVWMLTVGWLDFPTNYVAVAAACAILIAIMHALIEYFLTVRAIRPLLMEARRRGKQQYGTEPSLGGRVLVSIQRKFQLSTALIGLFPLFLFFLATFIRLQYMDQEFAKEYILWGIIVVVLGAGFALVGSWLLIRDVRDPVAELTKEMNRIQEGDLGRRAPDLYADEFSALISGFNMMINRLEMRQERNRQLLQSYFSTLAAALDARDKYTAGHSMRVAEYSLMIGKLSGMSEEQADLLYKSALLHDIGKIGVPDEVLLKDGKLSEEEFAIIQTHPVLGESILLQIEPMDAMADFLPGVRSHHERYDGKGYPDGKAGLDIPLFGRIIAVADAFDAMTSDRPYRNGMSHEKALSILEEGKGTQWDPYFAGLFIEEWRRKEHLHGSSERGVS; encoded by the coding sequence GTGGAGATATACCGTTCATTTATCTTTCGTCTGGTGCGCAATTATCTGGTAGGCTCGCTCGGAGCCGTGTTTGTTGTTGGTACTGTGGTGATGGTCTCTACCCTGCAAATACCAAATATTGAATTTTTACGTTTGATTCTGGTTGTGTTCATTTCCCTTTTGTTTATGCTTGCTGCTGAAGGGATTGCCTTACGGATTCAGCTAAGACCGATCAGGCAATTTTTCGCTGAGGAGCATCACGAGCGGGCTGAATTTAGCAGGATGTATGAGGTTATCCACCATTTTCCCGTACGAACCATTTACCGTATCATGGGACCGCATTTACTGGGATTTTCATTGCCGGCTGCAGGGTTAACTGTATGGATGCTTACAGTAGGGTGGTTGGACTTCCCAACTAACTATGTTGCTGTGGCAGCAGCTTGCGCCATTCTGATTGCCATCATGCATGCGTTAATTGAATATTTCCTGACGGTTCGGGCGATTAGACCGCTTCTGATGGAGGCTCGCCGCCGAGGTAAACAGCAATATGGCACCGAGCCGTCATTGGGAGGACGTGTGCTCGTATCCATCCAGCGGAAATTTCAGCTGAGCACGGCCCTTATTGGACTATTTCCGCTATTTCTGTTTTTCCTGGCTACATTTATCAGGCTTCAGTATATGGATCAGGAATTTGCGAAAGAGTATATCCTGTGGGGGATCATTGTTGTTGTGCTGGGGGCTGGCTTTGCCTTGGTAGGCAGCTGGCTGCTGATTCGGGATGTCCGTGATCCTGTCGCAGAATTAACAAAAGAGATGAATCGAATTCAGGAAGGGGATCTGGGCAGAAGAGCGCCTGACCTCTATGCAGATGAATTTTCGGCTCTTATTTCCGGGTTTAATATGATGATTAATCGGCTGGAGATGAGGCAGGAGCGTAATCGGCAGCTGCTGCAAAGCTATTTTTCCACGCTGGCTGCTGCACTGGATGCGAGGGATAAGTATACGGCAGGACATTCCATGCGGGTGGCCGAGTATTCACTCATGATCGGCAAATTGAGTGGTATGAGTGAGGAACAAGCCGATTTGCTGTACAAATCTGCGCTTCTTCATGATATTGGTAAAATCGGAGTGCCAGATGAGGTTTTGCTTAAGGACGGGAAACTGAGTGAGGAAGAATTCGCCATTATTCAGACCCACCCGGTACTGGGCGAGAGCATTTTATTACAGATCGAACCGATGGATGCAATGGCTGATTTTTTGCCGGGTGTGCGGTCTCATCATGAACGTTACGATGGAAAAGGGTATCCGGATGGCAAAGCTGGTCTCGACATTCCGCTCTTTGGGCGGATTATTGCCGTCGCGGATGCCTTTGATGCCATGACCTCGGATCGTCCCTATCGAAACGGCATGAGTCATGAGAAAGCGCTATCTATTCTGGAAGAAGGAAAAGGGACCCAATGGGACCCTTATTTTGCAGGCTTGTTTATAGAAGAGTGGAGAAGGAAAGAGCATCTCCATGGTTCGTCGGAGCGAGGGGTCAGTTGA
- a CDS encoding phosphatase PAP2 family protein has protein sequence MQTLKSKSYWLSLSLMLSLAVMGLLYDVLNSPERGFAVLNSPIDRLIPFVPGMSLPYLGWYPFVFGVLAYLCAKDRLTYYRVLLSMNICVWICYLIYFNFQTSVPRPEITGTGLGASVLGWLYSQDRPYNCFPSIHALHSYLVMRAVLSVPSIRRYVKLLVAAGAALIVLSTLLIKQHVIYDALGAIVLGECIFTIITGLSLHRRRRKDSKWTEGIN, from the coding sequence GTGCAAACGTTAAAAAGTAAATCCTACTGGCTGTCATTAAGCTTGATGCTTTCTCTGGCTGTCATGGGACTGTTATATGATGTTCTTAACAGCCCTGAGCGCGGATTCGCCGTGCTTAATTCACCGATCGATCGGCTCATTCCTTTCGTACCCGGAATGTCCCTTCCTTATCTGGGCTGGTACCCGTTTGTGTTCGGTGTATTGGCGTACCTCTGTGCCAAAGACAGACTTACCTATTATCGCGTACTGCTGTCCATGAACATATGTGTCTGGATCTGTTATCTCATTTATTTCAACTTTCAGACCAGTGTTCCCAGACCAGAAATTACAGGTACAGGTCTAGGTGCATCCGTCCTGGGATGGCTCTATAGCCAGGATCGCCCTTATAATTGCTTCCCGAGCATTCATGCACTTCATTCCTATCTCGTTATGCGAGCGGTTCTCTCGGTACCGAGTATTCGACGTTATGTCAAACTGCTGGTAGCCGCTGGCGCAGCGCTGATCGTGCTCTCCACCCTGCTGATTAAGCAGCATGTGATCTATGATGCTCTGGGTGCAATTGTCCTTGGTGAGTGCATCTTCACCATTATCACCGGGCTGTCCTTACACCGGCGGCGCCGGAAAGATTCGAAGTGGACCGAGGGGATCAACTGA
- a CDS encoding sensor histidine kinase translates to MQFSKMFVLNMGMLITIAYLASVFYKYIVIRTSSRFKQWSSVLVLIFAGWISTVFGFQLTDEVIFDLRFVPLIIAVLTFRQSYSLIIIGAGIGLSRLTFGINEATLAGLGNMTILGVVCAGLNIWMRRSDYRLVIKGVLVIVIVNIVNSINIALLGVFPPTYFFSHIMPYTLPTGILLSLIFAFILRDFQNEQNRILLIQSTNRLLSVQKEELQRAKIVLEERAKQLMLASQYKSEFLANMSHELRTPLNSVINFAQMISENSDTMDPEDIARFAAMIDQSGQELLTLINDILDLSKVEAGRLDIVYEDISVSQLVEDVMSHFQLVAEKKGIQLLMEKSPDAPETMWSDPQRVQQILRNLMSNAIKFTHKGAVQLTVSTEQVDEPERSGKWLVFSVKDTGIGIPADKHHSIFEAFQQADGSISRKFGGTGLGLSISRDLARLLDGSIQLESVEGEGSTFRLYLPLNHEKMS, encoded by the coding sequence ATGCAATTTTCTAAGATGTTCGTATTAAATATGGGGATGCTCATCACTATAGCCTATCTGGCTAGTGTGTTCTATAAATACATTGTGATACGTACATCCTCCAGATTTAAACAATGGAGCTCCGTACTGGTTCTTATTTTCGCGGGTTGGATTAGTACGGTATTCGGCTTTCAGTTAACCGATGAAGTGATCTTTGACCTCCGCTTTGTTCCATTAATCATTGCTGTTCTGACCTTCAGGCAGTCCTATAGTTTAATTATTATTGGTGCTGGGATCGGCTTGAGCCGATTGACATTTGGTATTAATGAAGCTACGCTTGCGGGTCTGGGTAACATGACCATCCTTGGTGTGGTATGTGCTGGGTTAAATATATGGATGAGACGCAGTGACTATAGACTCGTTATCAAGGGTGTACTGGTTATTGTGATTGTTAATATCGTCAACAGTATCAATATTGCCCTGCTTGGCGTCTTTCCTCCAACGTATTTCTTCTCCCATATTATGCCCTACACGCTTCCTACCGGAATCTTACTTAGTCTTATTTTTGCTTTTATCCTGCGGGACTTTCAGAATGAACAGAATCGGATTCTGCTTATCCAAAGTACCAACCGCTTATTGTCTGTGCAGAAGGAAGAGCTGCAGAGGGCCAAAATTGTACTGGAAGAGCGAGCCAAGCAGTTGATGCTGGCATCGCAGTACAAATCCGAATTTCTTGCCAACATGTCGCATGAGCTGCGGACACCGCTGAACAGTGTGATTAACTTTGCACAGATGATTAGTGAAAACAGCGATACGATGGACCCGGAGGATATTGCTCGGTTTGCAGCGATGATCGACCAATCCGGCCAGGAGTTACTTACGTTGATTAACGATATTCTGGATTTGTCAAAAGTGGAGGCTGGGCGCCTTGATATCGTATATGAGGATATTAGTGTGTCGCAGCTCGTTGAAGATGTCATGAGTCACTTCCAGTTGGTGGCTGAGAAAAAAGGAATTCAGCTGCTGATGGAGAAATCTCCAGACGCACCGGAGACCATGTGGTCTGACCCACAGCGTGTGCAGCAAATTCTGCGTAATCTGATGTCCAATGCCATCAAGTTTACGCATAAGGGAGCCGTACAATTGACGGTAAGCACCGAACAAGTGGACGAGCCTGAACGTTCGGGAAAATGGCTGGTTTTCTCGGTCAAAGACACCGGAATCGGCATTCCTGCAGATAAGCACCATTCCATTTTTGAAGCTTTCCAACAAGCCGATGGATCGATCAGCCGCAAATTTGGCGGCACGGGACTTGGCCTGTCCATCAGCCGGGATTTGGCGCGTTTGCTGGACGGTTCAATTCAGCTTGAAAGTGTTGAAGGCGAGGGAAGTACCTTCAGGCTTTACCTTCCCTTAAACCATGAAAAAATGAGTTGA
- a CDS encoding MFS transporter, translated as MLGGPFLTGFLLYLGAGSRHIGFVLAITTFVNIAQIGAAFWMQRIRSRKRMLLLFVGLHRILWSATGLIPFLFPKEWWVGVYIGMYTVAFIANTIGGMIWTSLIGDIVHAKVRGRYFGIRNTILNALGSVCLFVGGIVLDRFPGETGFLILFIPVWICAIANIVIYFFYPDVPFERSTETVFWRMLKKPFQDRSFLKAALFLAVWLWIQTLIVPLYSYVMLDLLNINYQMVSLITVVQTIVMMAGFYIWGNLNARFSNKTLLFWTLPIIALSCLSWGLMSFMPVLIALFLSHIFLGIGVGGFNQLAFNFTIGDTPKSERPMFVAVYSALTGVTSFLGPLIGGWLYEKMEEWPEALTWMATYGFQVGIGVTMLILAFTLGRRVLLRS; from the coding sequence TTGCTGGGTGGACCATTCTTAACGGGATTTCTGCTGTACCTTGGGGCGGGGTCAAGACACATCGGTTTTGTACTCGCCATCACCACGTTTGTGAATATCGCCCAGATTGGAGCAGCCTTCTGGATGCAGCGTATTCGCAGCCGGAAACGCATGCTGCTGTTATTCGTTGGGTTGCATCGCATCTTGTGGAGCGCTACCGGATTAATTCCCTTCCTCTTCCCCAAAGAGTGGTGGGTAGGCGTTTATATTGGAATGTACACGGTTGCATTCATAGCTAATACCATCGGGGGCATGATCTGGACCTCTCTTATTGGGGACATCGTACATGCCAAAGTGAGGGGACGTTATTTCGGCATTCGGAATACAATCCTGAATGCACTTGGAAGCGTATGCTTGTTTGTGGGAGGTATCGTTTTGGACCGTTTCCCGGGCGAGACGGGCTTCCTGATTCTGTTTATTCCGGTATGGATCTGTGCGATAGCGAATATCGTTATCTATTTCTTTTATCCGGATGTTCCTTTTGAACGTTCGACCGAGACGGTTTTCTGGCGGATGCTGAAGAAGCCATTTCAGGATCGGTCTTTTCTGAAGGCTGCCCTATTTCTGGCGGTTTGGTTATGGATTCAGACTCTGATCGTTCCGCTGTATTCGTATGTAATGCTTGACTTGCTTAACATTAATTATCAGATGGTTTCTCTCATTACGGTGGTGCAGACCATCGTCATGATGGCCGGATTCTATATTTGGGGTAATCTGAACGCACGATTCAGCAACAAAACCTTATTATTTTGGACATTGCCAATCATCGCACTCTCTTGTCTGTCCTGGGGTTTGATGTCATTTATGCCTGTTTTGATCGCGCTCTTTTTGTCTCATATCTTTCTTGGTATCGGTGTCGGAGGATTTAACCAGTTGGCCTTCAACTTCACGATCGGAGATACACCCAAAAGTGAAAGACCGATGTTCGTCGCTGTTTACTCAGCCTTAACAGGGGTAACGTCGTTCCTCGGACCGCTGATTGGCGGTTGGTTGTATGAGAAAATGGAAGAATGGCCGGAGGCGCTAACCTGGATGGCTACCTATGGGTTTCAGGTAGGTATTGGTGTTACCATGCTGATTCTTGCTTTTACGCTGGGACGCCGTGTACTTCTGAGATCGTAA